TCGCCAAAGGACAGAGCAACCGGGAGATCGCCGATAAGTTGGGACTACGCGAAGGAACGGTGAAAATCCACCTTCACAACGTTTACAAGAAGCTCGGGATCGAAAACCGGGTGGATTTGACCCTGTATGCTCAGAAGAGAGGGCTGGTGTGAAATGCCGTGGCTAGAAAAAAGGCCGCTCCTGCTTCGGAGCGGCCTGACCGGGTCATATTGCCGGCGGCTGCCGTCCTAGATCACTTGGAGTTCCCTTGGACGGTCACCATGAAGGGAAGTTGCACCGGCGCCGGATTCGGGCCAGCCAACCACAGGTAGGTGCCGGAAGAACATGAAGAAGAGGCGGTTTCCAACACCGCCGCAAGAAAGTCGAAGGTGCCGTCCTCAGGCAAGGCGGTTGTCACATTCGAACCGATGCGCATGTGCACCGTGGCCAGAAATGTCTGACCGGCCGGTACCGTCACATTCCCCAGGCAGAGCTGCTGCCCCTGCGGTGTCCCGGTGCCAAAAGAACCGAGGCTGGTGGTCGGCTCCTCGTAAATGCCCGTAGTCTGGTAGGTGAAGACCGCGTTGCCGGGGTTCCCTGCCGGGCTGGTTTCGAATCTGCTGTCAAGTGCGATCTGCAGGTCAAAGGTCTGGGCATCGCTGCAGTTGTTGGCAATCAAGATGTTGTCGGAAAGCTGCGGAGGATTAGTATTTTGGATGTTGCCGTTTTTCACCTTAACCTCAATGGGGGCGGAGGCCGTCGCTGTGGCGAGCATCCTGGTGAAGTCCTGATCGGTAATAAAGTCAACCACCTTCAGGCAGGCGGTCGGATGCAACAGGATAACCTTGACCACGATCGTGGTGATGGTATCGAGATGGGCATTGTTGCCGCTTCCGGGGCTGGCTTCCAGCTGCAATACGCCGGTCAAGGTCGTCTCGTCGTCGTCCGGGGCCCCCGAAGGGATGGTCACTGTAACGCCCGTCGAACCCACCGCCCCCGGCCCGTTCACACCGAAGCTGGGGGTAGCCGGGGTCAATTCCAGGCTGGCATCCCCGCTCTGTTTCTGGGTGAGATTCAGGGTAAGAGGGTAAGCCGTTTCAGGGTTGCCGGACCTTGCCGCGATGTCAAGATTGAGATCAAAGCTGTTGAAAAATCCCGTAGTGAATGCCAATGCGTTCACCGTGTAGACAACATGAATCGTCCCATTTGCCAAACCGTTGGGGGTGACTATAGCGTCGGGTTCGGTCACCTCCGCCCTTACCATATCCTTTGCCCATCCCACTCCGCACCAGCCGGCCATCAGTAACACCAACGCCAGAATTGTGATCATTCCCTTTCTTCTCATCTTTGCCTCCTTTTTGATAATGACCCTTCCAAACCCGCGTCCCGTGAACAACAAGGTTCCTCGTCCCTTTTCAAATCCATATCCCTCTCTCCGGCCTTTCACCGGCGACCTGTCTCCTCCCGCAACTCAAGCGGCGCTCTGAAAATCGCTGATGCTGGCCGCCACGCCCACCCTTTCCCCAACCTCTTCCACCCGCACCACCTTCCCCTGGCAGCGGAGATGCACAGGCTCTCCGGGGAAGACATAATCGAGTTCCAGGATGAGGCTGATGGGCATGCCCGGTGAAAACGGCTGCTCGGTGAAGAAGTAGACTCCGGACTGGCTGACATCCCGGGTAACGCCGGATCCCGGATCCAGATGCACCGGCACTTCTATCCGAATCCGCTTCGCACTTCTCTTTGTCTCAAACATTTTCATCTCTCCATCCTATGTATTCCAAAGTCTAAAACCTTCTGTCGAAAAGAAAATTAATCCGAGGATAAAGCTTTATATAACTTTAGATTCAGATTTGCTTGGAAAGTGATTCGCGTGACAGCGGGCAAAATGGCGAAAACGCGCATCTCGTGTGCCCCTTGCGTGAAGTTGAATTGCGCTGAAGATTTAGGTCAAAAGATGGAGGGTGAAACGGGAGGAGTCGGTAGTCGCCCCTGGTGCATATTCTGGCGATTCACGAAACGCGATTAAGCGGAGCGAGACAGAATACCACATGGTGGTGTGCGGATTATCCTGATGGTGGGGACCGGAATCCATCTTTCGGATGGCAGAAGAAGGCAAGGGTGAGGCATTAAAACCTCACCCTTCTCATTCCATTTTTTTTGCTCCTAAGTGGGGGAAGCCCTTAAGGGAGCCGCCCTTTGCCTGCCACCCCAACCCTGCCGGCTGCACGATCCCTCGTCATCAACCTCAAACGCCGGCCTCTTCGCCGGCGGCTATCCCTTCGAGGGACGCCGCCCCCCCTCTACCCCCAGATAAAGGCGGAAAAAATCAGAAAGGCCAGAAGAAGCCCCGTAAACAGGGCGAGAAACCCGAATCCCTTGAGGATGAAATCGTAAAGGATGCCGCTTGATTTGCGGACCCGGAAGTTCTCGGTCACGCCGAGCTCCTCGTACCTTCTCCACTGCTCGCCGCGCTCCAGAATGAGTTCCTCCTTGGAAATCTCGCCATTGAAGATGACGAAATCCATGGGGAATTTCTCCGGGCGCCCGTGGGTGTTGAAGAAGTGAACCGTGAAGATGAAGCCGGTGGCCAGCAGGGCCTCGTCCGAATGGATGATCGTCGCCACGTTCAGAAGCCATCCGGGAAGAAAACGGCAGAAGAACTCGGGAAACCACAGCAGCAGCCCGGATCCTCCAATGGCGAACATCCCCCAGAAAACCGCGAAGAAATCAAACTTCTCCCAGTAGGTCCAGCGCTCGAACTGAGGCTTGGGTCCCCGGAACAGAAACCACCGGATCATGCCGCGGACGTCCCGCAAGTCCTTGGTGTTGGGCATGAGGCTGTCGGGACCGAAAAGCCGCTGCAGCCAGTTGCCCGGGATGTCCCGACGGATGAACAGAAATTGAAAGCTCATGGCGAGAGCGACGAAAAAATAATAGAAGGTGAGGACCGCGCACGCTCGGTGGAGAAGGCCGGCATTCTGAACGCCGCCGTAAAAAGACATCATGGCCCGAGCCCAGGAGTGCTCGCTGAATTTGAGGGGAAGACCGGTCAGTGAGAGGCCGAGAAAGCTGACGATGACGATCAGATGCAGGACGATATGGCGCTTTCGAAATCGGCGATAGGCCTTGTGCCCGTCCGGCAGGGGCTTGATCTTCCCCTCCGCGAGTTCGACTGCCCGATGCCTGTTTTCCACAAAGCCCCGGAACATCCAGAAGAGAGTATGGAACCAGAAGACGGCGAAAACCGCCACGACCAGTGCCGTCATCAGGACAAACGTCCAGAAAAGAACAGGATAGTTCCGACGGTCACTATGGTCGCCGTGTACGTAGAATTCCGTAAACCGGGTCGTGACCTCCGAATGGCACTGGCGGCAGGTTTCAACCAGGTTATCCGGGTTGATGCTGGAGTCGGGATCGTCTTCGGGCAGAATGTTGTGGGCGGAATGGCAGTCGACGCAGCCGGCCACCTGCCGCCCGGATCCGAGGCGATAGCTCTTGCCGTGATAGCTTTCAAAATACGTGTCCACCGCCATGGGGAATACCCCGTTGCGCTCCATCATCTCCCCGTCGCCATGACAATCGAGACAGACCCGGGTGTGAAACAGTCGGAATTGTTCGGTGTCCGGGGCCTCCAGCGGCTTTATTTCATGGAGATTGTGGCAGTCGTGGCAGGCCGCCGAATCGGGATTCCCCTCCCGGACCGCCTTCCCGTGAACCGACGCCTCGTATCGCTCAGCGTCATGGCATCCTCCGCAAACTTCCACCACCCTGCCCTTTGCGCCGTCCCACGGGCGCATTTCATGGATGTCGGCATGACAGGCCGAGCAGCCGATGTCGCTGAGCATGTGCACGCTGGCATAATGTGCGGCGGACTCGTCCTTGTGGCAGCGGGCGCAGCGGACAGGTTTGATCTCGATTTCTCCCGCAAGGTGCTTGCCCAGATCCGTGATTTCCACATGGCAGCTGGTGCAGGCGTTCGGGCTGTGAACAGAACGGGCGAAGGCGTCCGAATCAATGGAATCGGCATGACATTCGAGACATTGCATCGGATCGACAGCGAGGGTCGAAGCGGCCCCGGCAACGGTGGAATGGGACAGGGCGACGATCAGGAACAGCATCAATCGGTTAGCCGTACGCATCATCTCTCCATTCGTTCGGGTCACCCTCTTCGAGGAGCTCAATTTGTCCCGCGGCACCCCTCGGTGAGGCGTCATTCGGCAGGTCGACCAGTATAAAAAATTATCATGAAGTCGGATACTGTCAAACCTTGCTCCGGCACGAAGGCGGCACCTTGTTCGCCGCCTCTCCTGTGCTAATCTGGACATGAGAGAGTTTTCGTGGGAAACCGAGAAAGGAGAATACAATGGGCGCAAGCGAACAGGTAGCCTTCAACATCAATGCGGAACTCTATGAGAACGATTTCGGAGAACTGGCGGTCAAGGTCCCGGGAGAGAAGGCATTCCGCAATATCGGCCTGGAAGAAGGCGCTCGTTTCCAGAAAGATATCTTTTCGCTGCTGGAAGAGAACAGGCGTCCGGTCGGATGGTCGGAAATGCCTTCCCACGAACTCTCCGGGGGAAAATGGCGATGCGTCGCCCGGCTTGGCTATCTGAACGGCGACCCCTCCCGTCCTGCGGTCGAATTCGAGAGCGGCCGTGAGGAACTTGGCTCTCAGGCGAAATCTTATCTCACGGACGCCGGTCCCGGCTGAACCATACAACAGGGAGAGAGTTGTACCCATCA
The genomic region above belongs to Desulfuromonas sp. TF and contains:
- a CDS encoding PilZ domain-containing protein, whose amino-acid sequence is MFETKRSAKRIRIEVPVHLDPGSGVTRDVSQSGVYFFTEQPFSPGMPISLILELDYVFPGEPVHLRCQGKVVRVEEVGERVGVAASISDFQSAA
- a CDS encoding cytochrome c; the encoded protein is MMRTANRLMLFLIVALSHSTVAGAASTLAVDPMQCLECHADSIDSDAFARSVHSPNACTSCHVEITDLGKHLAGEIEIKPVRCARCHKDESAAHYASVHMLSDIGCSACHADIHEMRPWDGAKGRVVEVCGGCHDAERYEASVHGKAVREGNPDSAACHDCHNLHEIKPLEAPDTEQFRLFHTRVCLDCHGDGEMMERNGVFPMAVDTYFESYHGKSYRLGSGRQVAGCVDCHSAHNILPEDDPDSSINPDNLVETCRQCHSEVTTRFTEFYVHGDHSDRRNYPVLFWTFVLMTALVVAVFAVFWFHTLFWMFRGFVENRHRAVELAEGKIKPLPDGHKAYRRFRKRHIVLHLIVIVSFLGLSLTGLPLKFSEHSWARAMMSFYGGVQNAGLLHRACAVLTFYYFFVALAMSFQFLFIRRDIPGNWLQRLFGPDSLMPNTKDLRDVRGMIRWFLFRGPKPQFERWTYWEKFDFFAVFWGMFAIGGSGLLLWFPEFFCRFLPGWLLNVATIIHSDEALLATGFIFTVHFFNTHGRPEKFPMDFVIFNGEISKEELILERGEQWRRYEELGVTENFRVRKSSGILYDFILKGFGFLALFTGLLLAFLIFSAFIWG